Proteins from a genomic interval of Rhodothermus marinus:
- a CDS encoding cation:proton antiporter has product MLLAAGLQLPFLGELVTLLGAGTAIAYLCYRLRLEPVVGFLLAGVLVGPGGIGLVQNETLIGRMAEIGVILLLFSIGVEFSLEKLARLSRLVLGGGLLQMGATTALVALLLHLLGTTWPVAIFTGTLVALSSTALVMGLLAERGETGSAAGQASLAILIFQDLAAVGLVLLVPLMGGAGGSAADVLFTLVKALLIIGVVLVLARLLIPRLLDYVARTYRHELFLLTVVTLCFGTAFVTGLFGISLALGAFLAGLVVSESPYAEHTLSEILPLRTVFNAMFFMSVGMLLDVRFVLAHPGLVLGIALFIALLKALVTGGSVLALGYGPRVAAVVGLGLAQIGEFSFVLERLGREVGLQPLGRPDGDALFIASAVLLMLATPLLLPAGHRLGRWLEARWPVRLPAELATNGQETTLEDHLILVGYGRDGQHLAWMLRPLQLPMLVIDLDPHRVLEAREDGLPTLLGDASRRAILEAAGIRRAKALVVLIDDRTAAERLVRLAHYLNPTLRIIARAGLLRDVDALREAGADLVVPEELETPLRLFSHVLDAYGLSAEEVAAEIQALRAENYQAFRHPEQVKHVLSALTQDQLHTREVTVHASAPAVGRTLSELALRPRYGITVLAAYRDGRLIPSPGGDFRVRPGDRLVLVGPAQAFVACSSLFRTPLSAHHARQLGFSEEETAELEKVEPPAQPSR; this is encoded by the coding sequence ATGCTGCTGGCGGCAGGCCTGCAACTGCCCTTTCTGGGCGAACTGGTGACGCTGCTCGGGGCCGGCACGGCCATCGCCTACCTCTGCTATCGGCTTCGGCTGGAGCCGGTGGTGGGCTTTCTGCTGGCGGGCGTGCTGGTCGGTCCCGGCGGCATCGGCCTGGTACAGAACGAAACGCTTATCGGCCGCATGGCCGAAATCGGCGTCATTCTGCTGCTATTCTCGATCGGGGTCGAATTCAGTCTGGAGAAACTGGCACGTCTGAGCCGTCTGGTGCTGGGCGGCGGGCTGCTACAGATGGGCGCCACGACGGCGCTGGTTGCCCTGCTGTTGCACCTGCTGGGGACGACCTGGCCTGTCGCCATTTTCACGGGCACGCTGGTGGCGCTCAGCAGCACGGCGCTGGTGATGGGCCTCCTGGCCGAGCGCGGCGAAACCGGAAGCGCGGCCGGACAGGCCAGCCTGGCCATCCTGATCTTTCAGGACCTGGCCGCCGTCGGGCTGGTGTTGCTCGTGCCGCTCATGGGCGGCGCGGGCGGCTCCGCCGCGGACGTACTCTTCACCCTGGTCAAAGCCCTGCTCATCATCGGCGTGGTGCTCGTGCTGGCGCGCCTGCTCATTCCCCGGTTGCTCGACTACGTGGCCCGCACCTATCGACACGAACTGTTTCTGCTGACCGTGGTCACGCTCTGCTTCGGGACGGCGTTCGTGACTGGGCTGTTCGGCATCAGCCTGGCCCTGGGTGCCTTTCTGGCCGGGCTGGTCGTCAGCGAGAGCCCCTACGCCGAGCACACGCTCAGCGAGATCCTGCCGCTGCGCACGGTCTTCAATGCCATGTTCTTCATGTCGGTGGGCATGTTGCTGGACGTGCGTTTCGTGCTGGCCCATCCCGGGCTGGTGCTTGGCATTGCCCTGTTCATTGCCCTGCTGAAAGCGCTGGTGACGGGTGGCAGCGTGCTGGCGCTGGGTTACGGACCGCGTGTGGCCGCCGTCGTCGGGCTCGGGCTGGCGCAGATCGGAGAGTTTTCCTTCGTGCTGGAACGGCTGGGTCGCGAAGTGGGCCTGCAGCCGCTGGGACGTCCGGACGGCGACGCATTGTTCATCGCCTCGGCGGTGCTGTTGATGCTGGCCACCCCGCTGCTGCTCCCGGCCGGACATCGGCTGGGACGCTGGCTGGAAGCGCGCTGGCCTGTCCGGTTGCCGGCCGAACTGGCTACCAACGGTCAGGAAACCACACTTGAAGACCACCTGATTCTGGTCGGCTACGGTCGCGACGGGCAGCACCTGGCCTGGATGCTACGCCCGCTGCAGCTGCCCATGCTGGTCATCGATCTGGACCCACACCGCGTGCTGGAGGCCCGCGAGGACGGACTGCCCACGCTGCTGGGCGATGCCAGCCGCCGCGCCATTCTGGAAGCCGCCGGCATCCGCCGGGCCAAGGCGCTCGTGGTCCTCATCGACGATCGTACGGCGGCCGAGCGTCTGGTGCGCCTGGCCCACTATCTGAACCCCACGCTGCGCATCATTGCCCGCGCCGGCCTGCTCCGCGACGTCGATGCGCTGCGCGAGGCCGGCGCCGATCTGGTCGTGCCTGAAGAACTGGAAACCCCACTGCGACTTTTCTCGCACGTGCTCGACGCCTACGGTCTCTCGGCCGAGGAGGTGGCCGCCGAGATCCAGGCGCTCCGAGCCGAAAACTATCAGGCCTTCCGCCACCCGGAGCAGGTCAAGCACGTGCTTTCGGCGCTGACGCAGGACCAGTTGCACACGCGCGAAGTGACCGTACATGCCAGCGCGCCGGCCGTCGGGCGCACGCTCTCCGAGCTGGCGCTGCGCCCGCGCTACGGTATCACCGTGCTGGCCGCCTACCGCGACGGCCGCCTCATTCCCAGCCCGGGCGGCGACTTCCGGGTACGGCCCGGCGACCGGCTGGTGCTGGTCGGCCCGGCCCAGGCGTTCGTGGCCTGCAGTTCGCTGTTCCGCACCCCGCTCAGCGCACACCACGCGCGGCAGCTCGGCTTCTCCGAAGAAGAGACAGCCGAACTGGAAAAGGTGGAGCCGCCCGCTCAGCCTTCCCGGTAG
- a CDS encoding aminotransferase class I/II-fold pyridoxal phosphate-dependent enzyme, whose protein sequence is MTDRSALLSSLEARLATRVRVVPPSGIRRFFEIAATMEDVISLGIGEPDFVSPPAAIEAAIASLRAGQTGYTANAGLMELREAIAEELARRYGVHYDPAREILVTVGVAEGIQLAMLALVEPGDEVLIPEPCFVSYGPTAVFAGGRVVYVPTSVENDFQVTAADLEPYITPRTKVLMIGYPNNPTGAVLRRRTMEEIGELVIKHDLFIISDEIYDRLIYGRAYEEGHVCVPSIPGLRERTVLLGGFSKDYAMTGWRIGYACAPEPILKAMYKLHQYIVMSAPTMGQVAALAALREAQDDVERMRRAYDERRRVIVDGLRAAGLPTFEPEGAFYCFPDIRPTGLTSEEFAQRLLREEHVAVVPGDAFGPSGAGYVRCSYATSLENIREAVRRIQRFVARVKEERQVET, encoded by the coding sequence ATGACGGATCGTTCCGCCCTGCTGTCGTCGCTGGAAGCGCGGCTGGCCACGCGCGTGCGCGTCGTACCGCCCAGCGGCATTCGGCGCTTTTTCGAGATTGCCGCCACCATGGAAGACGTGATCTCGCTGGGCATCGGCGAGCCGGATTTCGTCTCGCCGCCGGCGGCCATCGAAGCGGCGATCGCCTCATTGCGAGCCGGACAGACCGGCTATACGGCCAACGCCGGCCTGATGGAGCTCCGGGAAGCCATTGCCGAAGAGCTGGCCCGACGCTACGGTGTGCACTACGATCCGGCGCGCGAGATTCTCGTCACCGTCGGCGTGGCCGAGGGCATCCAGCTGGCCATGCTGGCGCTGGTGGAGCCGGGCGACGAGGTGCTCATTCCGGAACCCTGCTTTGTTTCGTACGGACCGACCGCCGTGTTTGCCGGTGGCCGGGTGGTCTACGTGCCGACCTCGGTGGAAAACGACTTCCAGGTGACGGCCGCCGATCTGGAGCCCTACATCACGCCGCGCACGAAGGTGCTCATGATCGGCTACCCGAACAATCCGACCGGGGCCGTGCTGCGGCGCAGGACGATGGAGGAGATCGGCGAGCTGGTGATCAAGCACGACCTGTTTATCATCTCGGATGAAATCTACGATCGGCTGATCTACGGCCGCGCCTATGAGGAGGGGCACGTGTGCGTGCCGTCGATCCCGGGGCTCCGGGAGCGCACCGTGCTGCTGGGGGGCTTTTCCAAGGATTATGCGATGACGGGCTGGCGGATCGGCTATGCCTGCGCGCCCGAGCCCATTCTGAAGGCGATGTACAAGCTGCACCAGTACATCGTGATGAGTGCGCCGACGATGGGGCAGGTGGCCGCCCTGGCAGCGCTTCGGGAGGCGCAGGACGACGTGGAGCGGATGCGCCGGGCCTACGACGAGCGGCGTCGCGTGATCGTGGATGGTCTGCGCGCGGCCGGTCTGCCCACGTTTGAGCCGGAGGGCGCCTTTTATTGCTTCCCGGACATTCGGCCGACCGGACTGACCTCAGAGGAGTTCGCGCAGCGGTTGCTGCGAGAAGAGCACGTGGCGGTGGTACCCGGCGATGCTTTTGGCCCCAGCGGGGCGGGCTATGTGCGCTGCTCGTATGCCACGTCGCTGGAGAACATCCGGGAGGCGGTGCGGCGGATTCAGCGGTTTGTGGCACGTGTGAAGGAGGAGCGCCAGGTGGAAACCTGA
- a CDS encoding aldehyde dehydrogenase family protein produces the protein MATIFHNYINGEWVESASGRTFEDRNPARWSDLIGLFPRSSAEDVDRAVAAARAAFPAWRRMPAPQRGEILRRAGDLLRERKNEIARAMTREMGKPFFETRGDVQEAIDTAYYAASETRRLFGHTVPSELPNKFNMTIRQPLGVVGVITAWNFPVAVPSWKIFPALACGNTVVFKPSEDAPHSGMLFVQTLIDAGVPPGVINLVHGDAEAGAALVEHPDVNAISFTGSSEVGSRIGGICGRLHKRCSLEMGGKNPLIVMEDADLDLVVNGVLWGAFGTTGQRCTATSRLILHEAVHDEVVERLCEEARRLRLGDGNEEGTDMGPLINQAALEKVQRYVEIGLKEGARLVLGGKRATGPGLDDGFFFEPTIFVDVRPEMRIAQEEIFGPVLSVLKVGSLEEAIEVANNVRYGLSSSIYTRDIGRAFRAIQELEAGIVYVNAPTIGAEAHMPFGGVKQTGNGHREGGWEVFDFYTETKTVYIDYSGRLQRAQIDTAQD, from the coding sequence ATGGCGACGATTTTTCACAACTACATCAACGGTGAGTGGGTCGAATCGGCCTCGGGTCGCACGTTCGAGGACCGCAACCCGGCCCGCTGGTCCGATCTGATCGGTCTGTTTCCCCGGTCTTCTGCGGAAGACGTGGACCGGGCCGTCGCGGCTGCCCGGGCGGCTTTTCCGGCCTGGCGTCGCATGCCGGCGCCCCAGCGCGGCGAGATTCTGCGTCGGGCGGGCGATCTGCTGCGCGAACGAAAGAATGAAATTGCCCGCGCCATGACGCGCGAGATGGGCAAGCCGTTTTTCGAGACGCGCGGCGACGTGCAGGAGGCCATCGACACGGCCTACTACGCGGCCAGCGAGACGCGCCGCCTCTTCGGCCACACCGTGCCCAGCGAATTGCCCAATAAGTTCAACATGACGATCCGGCAGCCGCTGGGCGTGGTGGGCGTCATCACGGCCTGGAACTTCCCGGTGGCCGTGCCGAGCTGGAAGATCTTCCCCGCACTGGCCTGCGGCAACACGGTGGTCTTCAAGCCGAGTGAGGACGCCCCGCACAGCGGGATGCTTTTCGTGCAGACGCTCATCGACGCGGGCGTACCGCCGGGCGTGATCAATCTGGTGCACGGCGACGCCGAAGCCGGCGCGGCGCTCGTGGAGCATCCGGACGTCAACGCCATCTCATTCACTGGCTCCTCCGAAGTCGGATCGCGCATCGGCGGCATCTGCGGTCGGTTGCACAAGCGGTGTTCGCTGGAGATGGGCGGCAAAAACCCGCTCATCGTTATGGAAGACGCCGATCTGGATCTGGTTGTCAACGGCGTGCTCTGGGGTGCCTTCGGCACTACGGGACAGCGCTGCACGGCCACCAGTCGGCTCATTCTGCACGAAGCCGTGCACGACGAAGTCGTCGAGCGCCTCTGCGAAGAAGCCCGCCGCCTGCGCCTGGGCGACGGCAACGAGGAAGGGACCGACATGGGCCCGCTCATCAATCAGGCCGCGCTCGAAAAAGTGCAGCGCTACGTCGAAATCGGCCTCAAGGAAGGGGCGCGGCTCGTGCTCGGGGGCAAACGCGCTACCGGCCCGGGCCTTGACGACGGCTTTTTCTTCGAGCCCACCATCTTTGTGGACGTCCGGCCCGAGATGCGCATTGCGCAGGAGGAAATTTTCGGGCCGGTGCTCTCGGTGCTGAAGGTGGGCTCGCTGGAAGAAGCCATCGAGGTGGCCAACAACGTGCGATACGGGCTCTCTTCGTCCATCTACACGCGCGACATCGGACGCGCCTTCCGGGCCATTCAGGAGCTGGAAGCCGGGATCGTGTACGTCAATGCGCCTACGATCGGCGCAGAGGCCCATATGCCTTTTGGCGGGGTCAAACAGACCGGGAACGGCCACCGCGAAGGCGGCTGGGAGGTGTTCGACTTCTACACGGAAACGAAGACCGTCTACATCGACTACAGCGGTCGCCTGCAACGGGCCCAGATCGACACGGCGCAGGACTGA
- the rimP gene encoding ribosome maturation factor RimP has translation MTQTTYGTPALIEQIRARVEEVLQGTAFFLIDVVVRGRRGAHVVEIFIDGDRGPSLRDLEQLSREIGFLLDSDDLLPGPYTLNVSSPGVDRPLVHPRQYPKHVGRELEVKLVAVADAPAERLRGTLQRADAEAIELRLPDGSQRRVRYEEIQSARVCLPW, from the coding sequence ATGACGCAGACGACGTACGGGACGCCGGCGCTGATCGAGCAGATCCGCGCCCGCGTCGAAGAGGTGCTGCAGGGAACGGCGTTCTTTCTGATCGATGTCGTCGTGCGCGGCCGACGGGGCGCGCACGTGGTCGAGATTTTCATCGACGGAGATCGCGGTCCCTCGCTTCGGGACCTGGAGCAGCTGAGCCGGGAGATCGGCTTTCTGCTCGACAGCGACGACCTGTTGCCCGGTCCGTACACGCTGAACGTGTCGTCGCCGGGCGTCGATCGGCCACTGGTGCATCCCCGCCAGTATCCCAAGCACGTAGGGCGGGAGCTGGAGGTGAAACTGGTGGCCGTCGCCGATGCACCGGCCGAGCGACTGCGCGGGACGTTGCAGCGCGCCGATGCCGAGGCGATCGAGCTGCGGCTTCCCGACGGGTCGCAGCGCCGGGTGCGCTATGAAGAAATTCAATCGGCCCGCGTCTGCCTGCCCTGGTAA
- a CDS encoding DUF2391 domain-containing protein — MADELRATLEVEAPVTAPTDRELTVEVGWVLAGAFDEVDRRALALARTRLAELLTAWFPGFCWRFPVVWRRELRPGSPVEPIELLEAATDERDHGRWDFVLVVTAAALKSHYKPFALGAPSSALDAAVISTQRLDPIVEDEQAEEDERIETIARRVTALAVHLLGHLNDLPHQDDPADFMYDLKTAADLDRMRYLQDRERMEEALREVAAERLEETATYRRPGLARRRGARLGFGLRVLWREWRNIWEAVRDVEPWLFPLRFSRLTTATFSALVFLLMTADVWELGMSQPPLRVAALALLTLAATSLYLLQRQHLLRRHRWETRFSEQRTVAGIAATVAVVLGMATTFLLIFLAVLLISKLLFSFRLISGWAALEPTWRHYLTFAGFVATLGLVAGALGASFEQEVYFRHVLLIDEET, encoded by the coding sequence ATGGCAGACGAGCTTCGGGCCACGCTGGAAGTGGAAGCGCCGGTCACGGCGCCCACCGACCGTGAACTGACGGTCGAGGTGGGCTGGGTGCTGGCCGGCGCCTTCGACGAAGTCGACCGGCGCGCGCTGGCGCTGGCCCGAACGCGTCTGGCCGAGCTGCTGACGGCCTGGTTTCCCGGCTTCTGCTGGCGCTTTCCGGTGGTCTGGCGCCGAGAGCTGCGGCCTGGTTCGCCCGTCGAACCGATCGAACTGCTGGAGGCAGCCACCGACGAGCGGGACCACGGCCGCTGGGACTTCGTGCTGGTGGTGACGGCCGCCGCCCTGAAAAGCCACTACAAGCCGTTCGCGCTGGGGGCGCCTTCCTCGGCGCTTGACGCTGCCGTGATCTCGACGCAGCGCCTCGATCCGATCGTGGAGGACGAACAGGCCGAAGAAGATGAACGCATCGAAACGATCGCCCGCCGCGTGACGGCCCTGGCCGTGCACCTCCTCGGTCATCTGAACGACCTGCCCCATCAGGACGACCCCGCCGATTTTATGTACGACCTGAAAACGGCGGCCGACCTGGACCGGATGCGCTACCTGCAGGACCGGGAGCGCATGGAAGAAGCGTTGCGCGAGGTGGCTGCCGAGCGCCTGGAAGAAACGGCCACCTATCGCCGTCCCGGACTGGCACGCAGACGGGGCGCCCGCCTGGGCTTCGGGCTGCGGGTGCTCTGGCGTGAGTGGCGCAACATCTGGGAGGCCGTGCGCGACGTCGAGCCCTGGCTCTTTCCGCTGCGCTTCAGCCGCCTGACCACGGCCACCTTTTCCGCCCTGGTCTTTTTGCTCATGACGGCCGATGTCTGGGAGCTGGGCATGAGCCAGCCGCCCCTTCGCGTGGCCGCACTGGCGCTGCTGACACTGGCTGCCACGTCGCTTTATCTACTGCAGCGTCAGCATCTGCTCCGACGTCACCGCTGGGAGACGCGGTTCAGCGAGCAGCGGACCGTGGCCGGCATAGCTGCCACCGTGGCCGTCGTGCTGGGTATGGCCACGACGTTCCTGCTGATCTTCCTGGCCGTGCTGTTGATCAGCAAATTGCTTTTCTCCTTCCGGCTCATCAGCGGATGGGCTGCGCTGGAGCCCACCTGGCGGCACTACCTGACCTTCGCCGGCTTTGTGGCCACGCTGGGACTGGTGGCCGGCGCACTCGGTGCCTCCTTCGAGCAGGAGGTCTATTTCCGGCACGTGCTCCTCATCGACGAAGAAACCTGA
- the nusA gene encoding transcription termination factor NusA — protein MQNSELVSSFAEIAHSKGIDRDTLQLIVEDVFRAMIRKRYGSDEAFEIIFNPDHGDIQILHIREVVPDWELEDPVTQIELSEARKIDPDFEVGDEVASEVSIAEFGRRAIMTARQTFSQRIRDLEKEKIYQEYSELIGEIVVGEIYQIRRREVLVMHNRTELILPREEQIPRDRYRKGDTLRAVVKEVRREAGGAPQVIISRADPVFLERLLELEVPEIEEGIVEIKKIVREPGERAKVAVVSHDERVDPVGACVGLRGNRIHAIVRELSNENIDVIEWSDDPRELIKRALAPARPLSVTLNEEANPPRAKVVVRADEVSQAIGRGGVNIRLASRLTGYELDVYREILPDEEDIEIEEFADELDEEIIVRLREIGCDTARAVLDLSVEELMRRSGLDAETARRVMHVIRSEFEEDEEELEG, from the coding sequence ATGCAGAACAGCGAGCTGGTATCCTCCTTTGCGGAAATCGCGCATTCGAAGGGAATCGACCGGGACACGCTCCAGCTGATTGTGGAGGACGTCTTCCGGGCCATGATCCGGAAGCGTTATGGCTCGGACGAAGCGTTCGAGATCATCTTCAACCCGGATCATGGCGACATCCAGATCCTTCACATCCGGGAGGTTGTGCCCGACTGGGAGCTGGAAGACCCGGTCACGCAGATTGAGCTGAGCGAGGCGCGCAAGATCGACCCCGATTTCGAGGTCGGCGATGAGGTGGCCAGCGAGGTGAGCATCGCCGAGTTCGGCCGGCGGGCCATCATGACCGCGCGCCAGACCTTCAGCCAGCGCATTCGCGATCTGGAAAAGGAAAAAATCTATCAGGAATATTCCGAGCTGATTGGCGAAATCGTCGTCGGTGAAATCTATCAGATTCGCCGGCGCGAGGTGCTGGTCATGCACAACCGCACGGAGTTGATCCTGCCGCGCGAGGAGCAGATCCCGCGCGATCGCTACCGTAAGGGCGACACGCTCCGGGCGGTTGTCAAAGAGGTGCGTCGTGAAGCGGGCGGTGCGCCGCAGGTGATCATCAGCCGGGCCGATCCGGTCTTTCTGGAGCGGCTGCTGGAGCTCGAAGTGCCCGAGATCGAAGAGGGCATCGTCGAGATCAAGAAAATCGTGCGGGAGCCCGGCGAGCGCGCCAAGGTGGCCGTCGTCAGCCACGACGAGCGGGTGGACCCGGTAGGCGCCTGCGTGGGGCTCCGGGGGAACCGGATCCATGCCATCGTGCGCGAGCTGTCCAACGAGAACATCGACGTCATCGAGTGGTCTGACGATCCCCGGGAGCTGATCAAGCGGGCGCTGGCGCCGGCCAGACCGCTTTCGGTCACGTTGAACGAAGAGGCCAACCCGCCGCGTGCCAAGGTGGTCGTGCGGGCCGACGAGGTCAGCCAGGCTATCGGGCGAGGTGGGGTCAACATCCGGCTGGCCTCGCGTCTGACCGGCTACGAACTGGACGTCTACCGGGAAATCCTCCCCGACGAAGAGGATATCGAAATCGAAGAGTTTGCCGACGAGCTGGACGAAGAGATCATCGTGCGGCTGCGCGAGATCGGTTGCGATACGGCCCGGGCCGTGCTCGACCTTTCGGTCGAAGAGCTGATGCGGCGCTCCGGGCTCGATGCGGAAACCGCGCGGCGCGTGATGCATGTCATTCGTTCGGAGTTTGAAGAAGACGAAGAAGAACTGGAAGGCTGA
- the nadB gene encoding L-aspartate oxidase, which yields MPERYQFDFLVIGSGIAGLTFALRVADHGSVAIVTKKESVESNTNYAQGGIAAVMDAADSFEQHVQDTLEAGAGLCDREVVETVVREGPERVRELMALGAQFTRENGRLHLGREGGHSRNRIVHAADATGREVERALLARVRAHPNIHIFEYHYAVDLITEHHLGQYVSRLRPDIHCFGAYVLDERADVVHTFLAKATLLATGGSGQVYLHTTNPPVATGDGVAMAYRAKARVANMEFIQFHPTTLFYPDGPKERSFLISEAVRGEGARLYNLAGERFMPKYDPRAELAPRDIVARAIDDQLKRRGDPHVWLDISHRPAEEIKRHFPNIYRTLLDYGIDMTQQPIPVVPAAHYQCGGVLTDLHGRTTIHGLYAAGEVACTGLHGANRLASNSLLEALVFARRAAEDAVQYIQTQTWRTDVPDWDDRGTERPQEWVLIAHNRDELRRIMWDYVGIVRSQLRLERALRRTRLLYEETEDFYRRARLSPGLCELRNMIAVAYLIIRSAQMRRESRGLHYMLDYPEPVESERRPTLV from the coding sequence ATGCCCGAGCGTTATCAATTCGATTTTCTGGTCATCGGTAGTGGCATTGCCGGCCTGACGTTTGCGCTGCGCGTGGCCGATCACGGCTCGGTCGCCATCGTCACGAAAAAAGAAAGCGTCGAGTCGAACACGAACTACGCGCAGGGCGGCATTGCGGCCGTCATGGACGCGGCCGATTCCTTCGAGCAGCACGTGCAGGACACGCTCGAGGCCGGGGCCGGCCTGTGCGACCGCGAGGTGGTGGAAACGGTCGTGCGGGAAGGGCCCGAACGGGTGCGCGAACTGATGGCGCTCGGGGCGCAGTTCACCCGTGAAAACGGCCGGCTGCATCTGGGTCGGGAGGGCGGACACTCGCGCAACCGCATCGTGCACGCCGCCGATGCGACCGGCCGCGAGGTCGAGCGGGCGCTGCTGGCGCGCGTGCGCGCCCACCCGAACATCCACATTTTCGAGTATCACTACGCGGTTGATCTGATCACCGAGCATCATCTGGGCCAGTACGTCTCGCGACTGCGTCCCGACATCCACTGCTTCGGGGCGTACGTGCTGGACGAGCGGGCCGACGTGGTGCACACCTTCCTGGCGAAGGCCACGCTGCTGGCCACCGGTGGCTCCGGACAGGTCTACCTGCACACCACGAATCCGCCAGTTGCCACAGGCGACGGGGTGGCCATGGCCTATCGGGCCAAGGCCCGCGTGGCCAACATGGAGTTCATTCAGTTTCACCCGACCACGCTTTTCTACCCCGATGGCCCGAAAGAACGCTCGTTTCTGATCAGCGAGGCGGTGCGGGGTGAGGGGGCTCGGCTCTACAACCTGGCCGGCGAGCGCTTCATGCCGAAGTATGACCCACGGGCTGAGCTGGCCCCGCGCGATATTGTGGCGCGCGCCATCGATGACCAGCTCAAGCGGCGCGGCGACCCGCACGTATGGCTGGACATCTCGCACCGGCCGGCCGAGGAAATCAAACGCCACTTCCCGAACATCTACCGGACGCTGCTCGACTATGGCATCGACATGACGCAGCAGCCCATTCCGGTCGTGCCGGCTGCTCATTACCAGTGCGGCGGGGTGTTGACCGACCTGCACGGCCGCACTACGATTCACGGCCTCTATGCGGCCGGCGAGGTGGCCTGCACGGGGCTGCACGGCGCCAACCGACTGGCCAGCAACTCGCTGCTGGAGGCGCTCGTCTTTGCCCGACGGGCGGCCGAAGATGCCGTGCAGTACATTCAGACGCAGACGTGGCGTACGGACGTGCCGGACTGGGACGACCGAGGCACCGAGCGCCCCCAGGAATGGGTGCTCATTGCGCACAACCGGGACGAGCTGCGTCGCATCATGTGGGACTACGTGGGCATCGTGCGCTCACAGCTTCGTCTGGAGCGGGCCCTGCGTCGCACCCGGCTGCTCTACGAAGAAACCGAGGACTTCTACCGTCGCGCCCGGCTCTCGCCGGGGCTGTGCGAACTGCGCAACATGATCGCCGTAGCCTACCTGATCATTCGCAGCGCTCAAATGCGCCGCGAAAGCCGCGGGCTGCACTACATGCTCGACTATCCGGAACCCGTCGAGAGCGAGCGCCGGCCCACACTGGTCTGA
- the prfB gene encoding peptide chain release factor 2 (programmed frameshift): MQEKIQSLLERVDTLGRFLDIPGRKEKIAKLNEERLAPGFWDNPERAREVEKQIAEEESWVAAWEQLRRQADDVQTLLELQQEEPDANLEEEIAREVARLEQQLDELELRSLLTDPDDHRNAILTIHPGAGGTESQDWAEMLLRMYTRWGERHGYDVELLEYQAGDVAGIKSATLRIAGPYAYGYLKGESGVHRLVRISPFDASGRRHTSFASVFVYPEIDDSIEVDIRPDEIEMQTFRSGGKGGQNVNKVETGVRLIWHGKLSNGEEARVVAECTEERSQLQNRQRALTMLKSRIYQLEREIREAEKRKRESQKKKIEWGSQIRSYVFQPYTMVNDHRTETKVTDVQAVMDGDLDPFIRAYLLSQVNEAA; encoded by the exons ATGCAGGAAAAAATTCAAAGCCTGTTAGAGCGTGTGGACACGCTCGGGAGGTTTCTT GACATCCCCGGGCGTAAAGAGAAAATCGCGAAGCTGAACGAGGAGCGTCTGGCGCCGGGCTTCTGGGACAACCCGGAGCGGGCGCGTGAGGTCGAAAAGCAAATCGCCGAAGAAGAGTCCTGGGTGGCGGCGTGGGAGCAGCTGCGTCGCCAGGCCGATGATGTACAGACGCTGCTGGAACTCCAGCAGGAGGAGCCCGACGCGAACCTGGAAGAAGAGATCGCGCGGGAAGTGGCCCGCCTGGAGCAGCAGCTTGACGAGCTGGAGCTGCGCAGCCTGCTGACCGATCCCGACGACCACCGGAACGCCATCCTGACCATTCATCCGGGGGCCGGCGGGACGGAAAGCCAGGACTGGGCCGAAATGCTCCTGCGCATGTACACGCGCTGGGGCGAACGACACGGCTACGACGTGGAGCTGCTCGAATACCAGGCGGGCGACGTGGCCGGCATCAAGAGCGCCACGCTGCGCATTGCCGGACCCTACGCTTACGGCTATCTGAAGGGCGAGTCTGGCGTACACCGGCTGGTGCGCATCTCGCCGTTCGATGCGAGCGGCCGACGCCATACGTCCTTTGCCAGCGTGTTCGTCTATCCGGAGATCGACGACTCGATCGAGGTCGACATCCGGCCCGACGAGATCGAAATGCAGACGTTCCGCAGCGGTGGAAAAGGCGGACAGAACGTCAACAAAGTGGAGACGGGCGTCCGCCTGATCTGGCACGGCAAGCTCTCGAACGGCGAGGAGGCCAGAGTCGTGGCCGAGTGCACCGAAGAACGCAGCCAGCTTCAGAACCGGCAGCGGGCGCTCACCATGCTCAAAAGCCGGATCTACCAGCTGGAGCGGGAGATCCGCGAGGCCGAAAAGCGCAAGCGGGAGTCCCAGAAGAAAAAGATCGAGTGGGGGAGTCAGATTCGTTCCTACGTCTTTCAGCCCTACACGATGGTCAACGACCATCGCACCGAAACGAAAGTGACGGACGTCCAGGCCGTCATGGACGGTGACCTGGACCCGTTCATCCGGGCCTACCTGCTGTCGCAGGTGAACGAAGCCGCCTGA